In Deltaproteobacteria bacterium HGW-Deltaproteobacteria-18, a single genomic region encodes these proteins:
- a CDS encoding rRNA methyltransferase produces the protein MLENIDVILCRPKFPENIGSVARACLNMGCGQIVLVDPLNWDLDKALPLATHHAGLLLESVRIHQTLAEALAPYSFSYGTTARTGGWRQAIQTPEEAAPRITEQRNAGGKIAIVFGPEDKGLTNEETDLCNQLLTIPTTDNLTSLNLSQAVMVVLYECFKKSMTKPFKTAGQPKDRYINNEEREVLFNQLRETLIEIDFLNKDNPEYFMLPLKRFFNRINPRLNEYNLLMGLCRQMKRIVGIAKGRGA, from the coding sequence ATGCTTGAGAACATCGACGTAATCCTCTGCAGGCCCAAGTTTCCGGAGAATATCGGCTCGGTGGCCCGGGCCTGCCTGAACATGGGCTGCGGCCAGATCGTGCTGGTGGACCCATTGAACTGGGATCTGGACAAGGCCCTGCCCCTGGCCACCCATCATGCAGGGCTCCTGCTGGAAAGCGTCCGCATCCACCAGACCCTGGCCGAGGCGCTGGCGCCCTATTCCTTTTCCTACGGCACAACGGCCAGAACAGGCGGCTGGCGCCAAGCCATCCAGACGCCGGAGGAGGCCGCCCCGCGCATCACCGAACAGCGCAATGCAGGGGGCAAGATCGCCATCGTCTTCGGCCCCGAGGACAAAGGCCTGACCAACGAGGAAACCGACCTCTGCAACCAGCTCCTGACCATCCCCACCACCGACAACCTGACCTCGCTGAACCTGAGTCAGGCGGTCATGGTCGTGCTCTACGAGTGCTTCAAGAAATCCATGACCAAACCCTTCAAGACGGCGGGGCAGCCCAAGGATCGCTACATAAACAACGAAGAGCGGGAAGTGCTCTTCAACCAGTTGCGCGAGACCCTGATCGAGATCGACTTCCTCAACAAGGACAACCCCGAATATTTCATGCTCCCCCTGAAACGCTTCTTCAACCGCATCAACCCGCGCCTGAACGAATACAACCTGCTCATGGGCCTGTGCCGCCAGATGAAACGGATCGTCGGCATCGCCAAGGGCAGGGGGGCGTAG